The following coding sequences are from one Acidobacteriota bacterium window:
- a CDS encoding NAD-dependent epimerase/dehydratase family protein: protein MRILISGGSGYLGTHLRSFFDADDLSRRSGLDILNLQDAQMAADYDVVVHLAASMDKSHDSAEEVFLTNVDGTVNLLRVMRKDAVFIFASTKDVYGRFADNFREVPETCPTLYSGQSPLEWSKLVAEHYVDYYSHLRNFRSCIFRLSTVYAPATEGNTPGFVGHYADCLDQGKPIRLPGAGRPVRDLLHVDDFAKACKAFIDSIIRHGTYNLGGGPKNATSLSNLVEMLESSSGFQAVHGAPLPDPLPFNYVSDIGRVMQELDWSPEIDNETGLRTLFNAGAESEAAAQ from the coding sequence ATGCGGATACTAATTTCAGGCGGCAGCGGCTATTTGGGCACACATTTGCGCTCGTTTTTTGATGCGGACGACCTTTCACGGCGGTCGGGCCTCGACATTCTAAACCTCCAGGATGCTCAAATGGCCGCGGACTATGATGTGGTCGTCCACCTTGCCGCCTCGATGGATAAATCGCACGATTCGGCCGAAGAGGTTTTTCTGACAAACGTTGACGGCACGGTTAATCTGCTCCGAGTGATGCGTAAAGATGCCGTTTTCATCTTCGCCTCGACCAAGGATGTTTACGGCCGCTTTGCCGATAACTTTCGTGAGGTTCCCGAGACCTGCCCAACGCTCTACTCAGGGCAATCACCGCTTGAATGGTCGAAACTGGTTGCCGAGCACTACGTTGATTATTACTCACACCTGAGAAATTTCCGGTCTTGCATCTTCCGGCTTTCGACCGTTTACGCTCCTGCGACCGAAGGCAACACGCCGGGCTTCGTCGGCCACTACGCCGATTGTCTCGATCAAGGCAAGCCAATCAGGCTTCCGGGGGCGGGGCGGCCGGTTCGTGATCTATTGCATGTCGATGACTTCGCCAAAGCCTGTAAGGCCTTTATCGACTCTATCATCCGCCATGGGACATACAATCTCGGTGGCGGCCCGAAGAATGCGACTTCGCTATCCAACCTCGTCGAGATGCTCGAAAGTTCTTCTGGTTTCCAGGCCGTCCACGGAGCTCCACTGCCCGATCCGCTACCCTTCAATTACGTTTCGGATATCGGCCGCGTAATGCAGGAGCTCGATTGGTCGCCCGAGATCGATAACGAGACCGGATTGCGGACACTCTTTAACGCAGGAGCCGAAAGCGAGGCCGCCGCACAATGA
- the waaF gene encoding lipopolysaccharide heptosyltransferase II: MRILVRGTNWIGDAVMTIPAMRRLRRAFPEAHIALHCRKWAEGIFRDVDFLDEIIPIQSTDKGLNDLRDEAERIRRGRFDVAVMFPNSFRSAALPWLGKIPRRFGYEKEMRGFLLTDRVAIPAWKSTRHEIYYYLNLVEAVETAFAGSVDAAAEAPDISIAVSATRKAKAREFLESIGCDAGLPIVALGCGSTNSRAKRWPAERFAKLATHLIEAGNASVVLLGSSDERDVAEQVESLADSRLINAVGKTSLEDAVSLLAAADVFVSNDMGLAHISAAVGTPTLVIFGPTNPETTRPFSPLAEVIRVRVDCSPCMLRDCPIDHRCMTSIEPDIVGMRVLDILNSARSNG; encoded by the coding sequence ATGAGGATACTCGTCCGCGGAACGAATTGGATCGGTGATGCCGTTATGACCATCCCTGCGATGCGTCGCCTTCGCCGGGCATTTCCCGAGGCTCACATTGCCCTACATTGCCGAAAGTGGGCCGAGGGCATCTTTCGCGACGTCGATTTTCTCGACGAGATAATTCCCATTCAATCGACCGACAAAGGCCTCAACGACCTCAGAGACGAAGCGGAGCGAATTCGCCGCGGCCGATTTGATGTTGCGGTGATGTTCCCCAATTCATTCCGCTCAGCCGCATTGCCCTGGCTTGGAAAGATCCCGCGACGTTTTGGGTATGAGAAAGAGATGCGTGGGTTTTTGCTTACGGACCGGGTCGCCATTCCCGCGTGGAAATCCACGCGGCACGAAATATACTATTATTTGAATCTGGTGGAAGCGGTCGAGACGGCATTCGCCGGAAGTGTAGACGCCGCTGCCGAAGCTCCGGACATTTCGATCGCGGTATCAGCTACAAGGAAAGCGAAGGCTCGCGAATTTCTTGAGAGTATTGGATGCGATGCCGGACTTCCGATCGTCGCTCTTGGCTGCGGATCGACAAACTCGAGGGCGAAGCGTTGGCCAGCCGAGCGTTTCGCCAAGCTAGCCACGCATTTGATCGAAGCTGGAAATGCGAGCGTAGTACTTTTGGGGTCGAGCGATGAACGCGATGTCGCGGAACAAGTTGAAAGCCTCGCAGACTCGCGGTTGATAAATGCGGTTGGAAAGACGTCGCTTGAGGATGCTGTCTCTTTGCTTGCTGCGGCTGATGTTTTCGTTTCCAACGATATGGGTCTAGCGCATATTTCCGCGGCCGTCGGGACGCCGACGCTTGTCATATTCGGGCCGACGAACCCGGAAACAACGCGACCATTTTCGCCGCTTGCTGAGGTGATCCGAGTTCGGGTCGATTGCTCGCCATGTATGCTCCGCGACTGCCCGATCGATCACCGATGCATGACGTCGATCGAGCCCGATATCGTCGGAATGCGGGTCCTTGATATTCTAAATTCAGCGAGATCCAACGGCTGA
- a CDS encoding HAD family hydrolase, with translation MTNELQKAVFLDRDGTLIEEVDFLSRVEDMRLLSSTAAALSRLREAGYELFVVTNQSGIARGFFGESEVDAIHDRLQSELGGLISGFQFCPHMPDAGCRCRKPNVGMIEASLSGETVDTANSWMIGDKLLDIETGFNAGLRTALVRTGYGAKVAAALEREPDLIADDIGMAVDLILGMAPQSGE, from the coding sequence ATGACGAACGAACTACAAAAAGCTGTATTCCTGGACCGCGATGGGACATTGATCGAGGAAGTGGACTTTCTTTCCCGGGTCGAGGACATGCGGCTGCTTTCTTCAACGGCCGCGGCCCTTTCACGCCTCCGCGAAGCCGGTTACGAACTTTTTGTGGTCACCAATCAATCCGGCATCGCCCGCGGTTTTTTTGGAGAGTCGGAAGTCGATGCGATCCACGATCGGCTTCAATCGGAACTTGGCGGGCTTATTTCAGGCTTTCAGTTTTGCCCGCACATGCCCGATGCCGGCTGCCGCTGCCGTAAGCCCAATGTCGGCATGATCGAAGCGAGCCTGAGCGGAGAAACCGTCGATACCGCTAATTCCTGGATGATCGGCGACAAGCTCTTGGATATAGAAACGGGATTCAACGCGGGGTTGCGAACGGCTCTGGTAAGAACTGGATACGGAGCCAAGGTCGCTGCGGCGCTTGAACGGGAACCTGACCTGATCGCGGACGACATCGGCATGGCTGTTGACCTTATTCTTGGGATGGCTCCGCAGTCGGGAGAATGA
- a CDS encoding CHASE3 domain-containing protein produces MALRFERKIPLVLFVVFLVFAVLGFFFYQATASARDIREREERTRILLLDLESVVAIMTDADADVRGFILTGNSTYSDRFASKKRQSDAIQSRVEQAFGQASEISHLVSKLTTSAQDFWSKSASKIERRKIDGPAAAFTELSVTETKEPLDNFRAAANELKAFEINAAAERAAEFDFRLRVSIWVLILSVVAGIASLMLANFLVFSEGKRRALAEGELIEVNKDLEHRVEIRTEELRALNDELTLAATEREDLLAKERVAREDAEIANRVRDEFMAAVSHELRTPLNSILGWARLLREGNLEEEQSRRALTTIIKNSELQNKLIEDLLDVARIVSGKLQIENERVQIGEVVSQAADSVRPSAEAKRHDLVVNIQDGADEIALNGDANRLGQVVTNLLANAIKFTPDGGRIDLNLKHENGRVEIEVTDAGIGISEEFLPMVFEKFRQDGSSENQKGLGLGLAIVRNIVELHGGSVMAISKGQGHGTTFRVILPTAEPSQE; encoded by the coding sequence ATGGCACTTCGATTTGAACGAAAAATTCCGTTGGTACTTTTTGTTGTTTTTCTGGTCTTTGCGGTCCTTGGTTTCTTCTTTTATCAAGCGACGGCCTCGGCCCGTGATATCCGCGAGCGAGAAGAGCGGACACGAATTCTTCTCCTCGATCTCGAATCCGTTGTGGCCATAATGACCGATGCGGATGCGGACGTCCGTGGCTTTATTCTCACCGGAAACTCAACATATTCAGATCGCTTCGCTTCGAAGAAACGGCAGTCGGATGCGATCCAGTCGCGGGTCGAGCAGGCGTTCGGGCAGGCCTCGGAGATCTCGCACCTTGTCTCAAAGCTTACGACGAGCGCTCAAGACTTCTGGTCGAAAAGCGCTTCAAAGATCGAGCGGCGAAAGATAGATGGGCCGGCTGCGGCGTTCACCGAGCTTTCCGTGACCGAGACCAAGGAGCCGCTCGATAATTTTCGTGCTGCCGCGAATGAGTTAAAGGCGTTCGAGATAAATGCGGCCGCCGAGCGTGCCGCGGAGTTCGACTTCAGGCTCCGCGTTAGCATTTGGGTGCTTATCTTGTCGGTCGTCGCCGGGATCGCCTCGCTAATGCTTGCGAATTTTCTCGTTTTTTCTGAAGGAAAGCGAAGAGCACTGGCCGAAGGCGAACTGATCGAGGTAAATAAGGACCTTGAGCACCGGGTAGAGATCAGAACTGAAGAGCTTCGAGCACTCAATGATGAACTGACGCTTGCCGCCACCGAACGCGAGGACCTTTTAGCCAAGGAACGTGTAGCCAGGGAAGATGCCGAGATCGCCAATCGCGTTCGGGATGAATTCATGGCGGCAGTGTCACACGAACTTCGGACGCCGCTTAATTCTATACTCGGCTGGGCAAGATTGCTCCGTGAAGGAAATCTTGAGGAAGAACAATCGCGAAGGGCACTCACGACGATCATCAAGAATTCAGAGCTTCAGAATAAGCTCATCGAGGATCTGCTCGATGTTGCACGGATCGTATCGGGCAAGCTCCAGATCGAAAATGAGAGGGTACAGATCGGTGAGGTCGTCTCCCAAGCAGCGGATAGCGTTCGCCCTTCGGCGGAAGCGAAACGTCATGACCTCGTTGTCAATATTCAAGACGGGGCAGACGAGATCGCCTTGAACGGCGACGCAAATCGCCTTGGGCAGGTCGTCACGAATCTGCTAGCAAATGCTATTAAATTTACACCGGACGGCGGCCGAATTGACCTTAACCTGAAACACGAGAATGGCCGCGTTGAGATCGAGGTGACCGACGCCGGCATCGGGATCAGCGAAGAGTTTTTGCCAATGGTCTTTGAAAAGTTCAGGCAGGACGGCTCATCCGAAAATCAGAAAGGACTCGGACTCGGACTTGCGATCGTCCGGAATATTGTCGAGTTGCACGGCGGTTCGGTGATGGCCATCAGTAAGGGGCAGGGGCACGGCACGACGTTCCGGGTCATTCTCCCGACTGCGGAGCCATCCCAAGAATAA
- a CDS encoding PAS domain S-box protein — translation MQIRLQFLADAILITWLVSMTGGISSPYVTLYIILIGVTSIYLRPLETLLTAVGCTFLFVLMELVFRFGLLETVGPEPTFSKSIQIVSFNVVAFFAVGLLASRLADRRLSGETLKETAKSLADLRALHERIVESIRSGLIITDRDGTIYTANAAASEMIGQNLEGLAGRSITQLFGDVREQIRLSETITANEQLPRFETDLRTPDGFAVHVGYSVSLLRSEDNEPTGYIFSFQDLSEIRSMEESVRRKDRLAAVGRVGAGLAHEIRNPLGAMRGAIQLLESKTEPGSVQADLMGIILRESDRLNSIITNFLNYAKPKVGDFVEIDVNDAIRDTVVLLKHGPDVKPEHLFDLDLPPDPVFLSADETQLKQVFWNLSRNAINAMPSGGVLRIKVERLPFDKVRIKFADNGSGMPPEQVEKLFEPFSKSTSGGTGLGLSIVYQIVRDHNGSINVRSADGEGTTITIELPVGKKTPVEHSKNELSGVAGETPLADLLVVSPGEK, via the coding sequence GTGCAGATCCGCCTCCAGTTTCTCGCAGACGCCATTCTCATTACCTGGCTGGTCTCTATGACCGGCGGCATTTCGTCGCCCTATGTCACGCTTTACATCATTCTTATTGGTGTGACATCGATCTACTTGCGTCCACTCGAAACTCTCTTAACAGCTGTCGGCTGCACATTTCTGTTCGTCCTTATGGAGTTGGTGTTCCGTTTCGGGCTCCTTGAAACTGTGGGGCCGGAGCCAACCTTTTCAAAGAGTATTCAGATCGTAAGCTTTAACGTAGTTGCTTTCTTCGCCGTTGGCCTGCTTGCCTCACGGCTCGCCGACCGGCGGCTCTCCGGGGAGACGCTCAAGGAAACGGCAAAATCGCTAGCCGATCTGCGGGCTCTCCATGAGCGAATTGTTGAATCCATCAGATCCGGACTGATCATTACCGACCGGGACGGCACCATCTACACAGCGAATGCCGCTGCCTCGGAAATGATCGGACAGAACCTCGAGGGCCTCGCCGGAAGATCGATCACACAGCTTTTTGGCGATGTTCGCGAACAAATTCGCCTTTCAGAAACCATCACCGCAAATGAACAGCTTCCGCGATTTGAGACCGATCTTCGGACGCCTGATGGCTTCGCCGTCCACGTCGGATACAGCGTTTCCCTGCTGCGTTCGGAGGATAATGAACCCACGGGTTACATTTTCTCGTTTCAGGATCTGTCCGAGATCCGCTCAATGGAGGAAAGCGTTCGCCGCAAAGACCGTCTCGCAGCGGTCGGTAGGGTCGGTGCCGGACTTGCACATGAAATAAGGAACCCGCTCGGAGCAATGCGTGGAGCGATCCAATTGTTGGAGTCCAAGACCGAGCCCGGGTCTGTTCAGGCCGACCTGATGGGAATAATTCTCCGCGAATCTGATCGGCTTAACTCCATAATCACGAATTTTCTCAACTACGCTAAGCCGAAAGTGGGCGACTTTGTTGAGATCGATGTTAACGATGCGATCCGCGACACCGTCGTTCTGCTCAAACACGGGCCGGACGTCAAGCCCGAGCATTTGTTTGATCTCGATCTGCCGCCTGACCCGGTTTTTCTTTCCGCCGACGAGACCCAGTTGAAACAGGTCTTCTGGAACCTCTCGCGAAACGCAATAAATGCAATGCCCTCGGGAGGCGTATTGCGGATCAAGGTCGAGCGCCTTCCATTCGACAAGGTCCGCATCAAATTTGCCGATAATGGTTCAGGCATGCCGCCAGAGCAGGTAGAGAAGCTCTTCGAGCCATTTTCAAAGTCAACATCGGGTGGGACCGGGCTTGGGCTTTCGATCGTTTATCAGATCGTCCGCGACCATAATGGTTCCATAAACGTACGCAGTGCGGACGGCGAGGGAACAACCATCACCATTGAGTTGCCGGTCGGAAAGAAAACGCCGGTTGAACACTCGAAAAATGAACTCAGCGGTGTCGCGGGCGAAACGCCATTAGCCGATCTTCTGGTCGTTTCGCCGGGCGAAAAATAG
- a CDS encoding sigma-54-dependent Fis family transcriptional regulator yields the protein MPNLLIVDDEQSFRQLLTLIFEGEGHSLRTASNGREALELLAEEPADLIISDVMMPDMDGIEMLRELRSTQPDTGIIFMTAYASVDSAREAFKLGADDFIQKPFDVEELKLIVRKTLEKQELIDENRAFKRAQRDRGSVSNIIGRSQKMQAIYQMIETVAEVQSTVLITGESGTGKELVARAIHDLSPRAERPFISINCGAFTETLLESELFGYVKGSFTGANTNRKGLFEAANRGTIFLDEIGEMSPAMQVKLLRVLQEKRVRPVGAHEELAIDARVVAATNRDLKQMSIDGSFREDLFYRISVIPIVLPPLRERSEDIPELVNHFINKFCEQSGRQLTISPKAMQLLEDYVWGGNVRELEHTIERAVALERGNEIQPERLPDNITNYNPERIKAEFNLPDAGLNLSAHLDNLEKTYVLEALKMTSGNQTKAADLLHLQVRSLRHLLDKHNIRALSAQMRNGD from the coding sequence ATGCCAAATCTATTGATCGTTGACGACGAACAAAGCTTCCGTCAGTTGCTCACCCTGATATTCGAGGGCGAAGGCCACAGCCTCCGGACTGCCTCAAACGGCCGCGAAGCCCTTGAACTCCTTGCTGAAGAGCCTGCTGATCTCATCATCTCCGATGTCATGATGCCTGATATGGACGGCATTGAGATGCTACGCGAACTGCGCTCGACCCAGCCGGATACGGGCATCATCTTCATGACCGCCTATGCTTCCGTTGACAGCGCTCGCGAGGCGTTCAAGCTTGGCGCCGACGATTTCATTCAGAAGCCTTTCGATGTCGAAGAACTAAAACTTATCGTTCGGAAGACCCTCGAAAAGCAGGAACTCATCGACGAGAACCGAGCCTTCAAGCGCGCCCAGCGTGACCGCGGAAGCGTTAGTAACATCATCGGCCGCTCGCAGAAGATGCAGGCGATCTATCAGATGATAGAGACCGTCGCTGAAGTTCAATCAACAGTGCTCATTACGGGTGAAAGCGGCACCGGTAAAGAACTCGTCGCCCGAGCGATCCACGACCTCAGCCCGCGGGCCGAGCGGCCATTTATCTCGATAAATTGCGGGGCGTTTACCGAAACCCTGCTTGAATCCGAACTGTTCGGCTATGTTAAGGGCTCTTTTACAGGAGCGAATACCAACCGCAAGGGTCTCTTTGAGGCAGCAAACCGCGGTACGATCTTCCTCGACGAGATCGGCGAGATGTCGCCTGCGATGCAGGTCAAGCTGCTTCGCGTTCTGCAAGAAAAGCGAGTTCGTCCCGTAGGAGCTCATGAAGAATTGGCGATAGATGCCCGAGTCGTTGCTGCCACAAATCGCGACCTCAAACAGATGTCTATCGATGGCAGCTTCCGCGAGGACCTATTCTATCGAATCTCGGTCATACCCATCGTTCTGCCGCCGCTCCGCGAGCGAAGCGAGGATATTCCGGAGCTTGTGAATCACTTTATCAACAAATTCTGCGAACAGTCCGGGCGCCAATTGACGATCTCGCCGAAGGCAATGCAGCTGCTGGAGGACTACGTTTGGGGCGGGAATGTACGCGAATTAGAACATACCATCGAACGTGCGGTCGCGCTTGAACGCGGTAACGAGATCCAACCCGAACGGCTTCCGGACAATATCACAAATTACAACCCCGAGCGCATCAAGGCCGAGTTCAACCTTCCGGATGCTGGGCTCAACCTTTCGGCACATCTAGATAATCTCGAAAAGACTTACGTTCTTGAGGCATTAAAAATGACTTCAGGCAATCAGACCAAAGCTGCGGATCTGCTTCATCTACAGGTCCGATCCCTCAGGCATTTGCTCGACAAACATAATATTCGAGCACTTTCCGCTCAAATGCGAAATGGCGATTGA
- a CDS encoding O-antigen ligase family protein, which produces MENVSSGNRRYLEVFPVFLGLALVSLMIPVPRPSFVPSMPWKAEFAISTVLVIVSLVLLIRKRPLFIESVKTTELQRVMFGAVLAFALYSALSIAWAEFPIAATHHALVWLCYFCILYFAFRWISISGSLRAVLCPLIVATVAVFALCIFDLLTFESFAAFEGAYRIRYARFGEMAVTAGPLMLGCALADTNQRRAVLIGVFAAAAWLIAMLSLSKAAFVSGSAGFLLVFTGILLFGRRASRVRTIATLAIFAALTITVQFGTAYLTAIPSTTEYISGSADPTRSTSTMRIFTWKVAVEMIRNNPFLGVGGDNFGIRFNEARQSYAASHPEDADLAIAEDYLVQRAHNEYLQIAAEFGIIGVLFMLTCSLWFAAVLAKALWNRKGRISPIMLGSAGGLVAFAVSSAFTSFSFRAFQNGVVFFIVLAVFIRSIGLLGRSVRRTNFLSESFAARLQKLAVVPFAALFLLSLVSGASQYYVLLGEKAQSATEAEAYFRTAIGLDPENTGAYLAYAGRTGRGGENQRAAALFRKAIDTGLGVTVTYSMLAKAYELDGDLENAELTLAEAISIFPRSVFMRVRYALVLEASGKADESLKQFEAARAIDARQANGWETLIREGMLKAHLRAKDVGDSTPPADLLPNNAIYAYADEQIGPASRLP; this is translated from the coding sequence ATGGAAAACGTCTCAAGCGGTAACCGGCGATATTTGGAGGTTTTCCCGGTTTTTCTCGGACTGGCTTTGGTCAGCTTGATGATTCCGGTACCGAGGCCTTCATTCGTTCCATCAATGCCGTGGAAGGCCGAGTTCGCTATCTCGACCGTACTAGTGATCGTTTCGCTTGTCCTTTTGATCCGCAAACGACCTCTCTTTATTGAATCGGTAAAAACAACAGAGCTTCAACGGGTCATGTTTGGCGCCGTCTTGGCATTCGCATTATATTCAGCTCTTTCCATCGCGTGGGCCGAGTTTCCGATCGCTGCAACGCACCATGCTCTGGTCTGGCTCTGCTATTTCTGCATTCTCTACTTTGCATTCCGGTGGATCTCGATCAGCGGTTCGCTGAGGGCCGTTCTCTGCCCTCTCATTGTGGCGACAGTGGCTGTGTTCGCACTTTGCATCTTCGACCTTCTAACTTTTGAAAGTTTCGCCGCATTCGAAGGAGCCTATCGTATCCGTTACGCCCGTTTTGGCGAGATGGCGGTTACAGCAGGGCCTCTGATGCTCGGCTGTGCACTTGCGGACACGAATCAACGCCGTGCCGTACTCATCGGTGTCTTTGCCGCTGCCGCGTGGCTGATAGCGATGCTCTCGCTAAGTAAAGCGGCGTTCGTCTCGGGATCAGCAGGGTTTCTCCTTGTCTTCACAGGCATTCTCCTTTTCGGTCGCAGAGCAAGTCGCGTACGGACGATCGCAACACTCGCCATTTTTGCTGCATTAACGATCACAGTTCAGTTCGGCACCGCCTATCTAACAGCCATCCCATCAACGACGGAGTACATTTCCGGCTCCGCCGACCCGACCCGCTCGACCTCGACGATGCGCATCTTCACATGGAAGGTCGCGGTAGAGATGATCCGCAACAACCCTTTTCTCGGTGTCGGTGGTGACAATTTCGGCATTAGGTTCAATGAGGCACGCCAAAGCTACGCAGCTTCCCATCCTGAAGACGCAGACCTCGCGATCGCGGAAGACTATTTGGTTCAGCGTGCGCATAACGAATATCTGCAGATAGCAGCCGAGTTTGGGATCATCGGCGTACTTTTCATGCTTACGTGCTCGCTGTGGTTCGCGGCTGTGCTGGCGAAGGCGTTGTGGAACAGAAAAGGCCGAATCTCACCGATCATGCTCGGTTCGGCGGGCGGGCTTGTTGCGTTTGCGGTCAGTTCTGCATTCACATCGTTTTCATTTCGTGCATTTCAAAATGGTGTCGTGTTCTTTATTGTCCTGGCCGTTTTCATTCGCTCAATTGGCCTGCTTGGCCGCAGTGTGCGCCGGACAAACTTCTTGTCGGAGAGCTTTGCGGCGCGGCTGCAGAAGCTTGCCGTTGTTCCCTTTGCGGCCCTCTTCCTGCTGTCGCTCGTCTCGGGAGCGAGCCAATACTATGTTTTGCTCGGTGAGAAGGCTCAATCCGCGACCGAGGCCGAGGCGTACTTTCGCACAGCCATCGGTCTTGATCCCGAAAACACCGGAGCCTATCTTGCCTATGCAGGCCGAACCGGACGCGGTGGAGAAAACCAAAGGGCAGCGGCTCTATTTCGAAAGGCCATCGATACTGGGCTTGGCGTTACGGTCACGTACTCGATGCTCGCGAAAGCTTATGAGCTTGACGGCGATCTCGAAAACGCCGAACTCACGTTGGCCGAGGCCATCAGCATTTTCCCGCGGTCGGTTTTCATGAGGGTTCGGTACGCTCTCGTTCTCGAGGCAAGCGGCAAAGCCGACGAATCCCTGAAGCAGTTCGAGGCAGCCCGTGCGATCGACGCGAGGCAGGCCAACGGCTGGGAAACTCTCATCCGCGAGGGGATGCTGAAAGCTCACCTTCGGGCAAAAGATGTCGGCGATTCAACTCCGCCGGCCGACCTTCTACCAAACAATGCGATCTACGCCTATGCTGACGAACAGATCGGCCCGGCAAGTCGGTTGCCATGA
- a CDS encoding ABC transporter permease subunit: MTRTVFPIILNTFREAIRDRILYNLVIFALLVIASAILLKDLTDGQEGRTIVNIGLTAMLFFGVFIAIFAGVGLVSKEIEKRTVYSIFSKPVRRSEFIIGKYLGLCLTLALNVAVMGVGLTLALVFVGSNTLAANIWPALFLIFLELMIITGVAMVFSTFSSPALSALLSFLVFVIGHLSSSLRDLGETLGSQLSKVVFDAIYFMLPNLSLFTFRTEAAAGLVPSTAMLGYSALYALLYIVVLLGVAVMVFQRRNFK; the protein is encoded by the coding sequence ATGACACGAACCGTTTTCCCAATAATTCTAAACACTTTTCGCGAGGCGATCCGTGACCGGATACTTTATAACCTCGTGATCTTTGCGTTGCTCGTAATTGCCAGCGCCATCCTTCTCAAAGATCTGACCGACGGTCAGGAGGGCCGGACCATCGTAAACATCGGACTTACGGCGATGCTCTTTTTCGGAGTCTTTATTGCGATATTCGCCGGCGTGGGCCTGGTGTCAAAGGAGATAGAAAAACGGACTGTGTATTCGATCTTCAGCAAACCTGTCCGGCGGTCTGAGTTCATTATCGGGAAGTACCTTGGGCTTTGCCTGACACTTGCCCTGAACGTCGCTGTAATGGGGGTTGGACTGACGCTAGCATTGGTTTTCGTCGGTTCAAATACGTTGGCCGCAAACATCTGGCCTGCGCTCTTTCTCATCTTTCTTGAACTGATGATCATCACGGGTGTCGCGATGGTTTTCTCGACCTTTTCATCGCCGGCACTTTCCGCATTGCTTTCGTTCCTCGTATTCGTGATCGGACATCTGAGTTCGTCTCTCCGCGACCTCGGGGAAACGCTGGGATCTCAACTGTCGAAAGTAGTTTTTGACGCTATCTATTTCATGCTTCCGAATTTGTCTTTATTCACATTTCGGACCGAGGCGGCGGCCGGTTTGGTGCCGAGCACGGCTATGCTCGGCTATTCGGCACTTTACGCCTTGCTATATATCGTTGTTTTACTTGGAGTGGCCGTGATGGTCTTTCAGAGGCGAAATTTTAAGTAG
- a CDS encoding ABC transporter ATP-binding protein, with protein sequence MENIVEIEGLSKDYEVGFWRKRKVRALDDLSLSVKPGGIFGFLGGNGAGKTTTIKILMGLLFPTEGSAQILGSPIDDEMMRSRIGYCPENPYFYDYLTPLELLDYFGQLFGLDAAVRSSRSEELLNAVGLEEIAWKRQLRKFSKGMQQRVGLAQALINEPEIVFLDEPMSGLDPVGRREIRELIAGLKAKGTSVFMSTHILSDVEALCDEVAILRKGRLFATGDLQELLSRDTGRGGFEIIASGLSPAAIAQIEALSKGAIVSGKPNGIAIEVASDDSIEAVLRTIRDNSGTLISVLPVKQSLEDLFVETPAEN encoded by the coding sequence ATGGAGAACATTGTTGAGATCGAAGGACTGTCAAAGGATTACGAGGTCGGCTTTTGGCGAAAGCGGAAGGTGCGGGCCCTTGATGACCTGAGCCTCAGCGTCAAGCCCGGCGGAATCTTTGGCTTTCTCGGCGGAAATGGTGCCGGAAAAACGACGACCATCAAGATCCTGATGGGACTTCTCTTTCCGACCGAAGGAAGTGCGCAGATCCTCGGCTCGCCGATCGATGACGAAATGATGCGTTCGCGGATCGGCTATTGCCCTGAGAACCCGTATTTCTACGACTATCTTACGCCGCTCGAACTGCTCGATTATTTCGGCCAGCTTTTCGGGCTTGATGCCGCGGTGCGGAGCTCGCGGTCGGAGGAATTGCTGAATGCGGTCGGGCTCGAGGAGATCGCATGGAAGCGGCAGCTCCGCAAATTCTCGAAAGGAATGCAACAGCGTGTCGGGCTTGCTCAGGCTCTCATCAACGAACCCGAGATCGTATTTCTCGATGAACCAATGAGCGGTCTCGATCCCGTCGGCCGCCGCGAGATTCGCGAACTTATCGCCGGGCTAAAGGCCAAAGGCACCTCCGTATTCATGTCCACGCACATCCTCTCGGACGTTGAAGCACTCTGCGACGAGGTCGCGATATTGCGAAAAGGCAGGCTGTTTGCGACCGGCGATTTGCAAGAACTTCTCAGTCGAGATACCGGCCGCGGTGGCTTTGAAATAATCGCTTCCGGCCTTTCACCTGCCGCTATTGCACAGATCGAGGCTCTGAGTAAGGGAGCCATCGTTTCTGGAAAACCGAATGGAATAGCGATCGAGGTTGCAAGCGACGACTCGATCGAGGCCGTGCTTCGGACCATCCGCGACAACTCCGGCACACTGATCTCCGTTCTCCCGGTCAAGCAATCGCTTGAAGATCTTTTTGTCGAAACGCCTGCTGAGAATTAG